The window GAAATTACATTCTACAAATACCAGGAAATCATATCgaaccttttctttttccttgttCACAATTTGCATATTCTCCAACTCATACTTCCTCTTAATATGATTAATAGCCTATTTAGAATCAATTGCCAACGGCCCATTctctatcaaataaaaaataccaataAAGAAATTTCTTActgatatacaattttttttatagaaatgatCAATTTCCTTACCTGTAAATTCTGGTCTTGTATATCGATCAACAGGCTTAGTTGATATCATATGagcaaatgaatttacaatcaTATCCAGCAAGCACAAGACCTCAGCAAGCAGTGTCAACACAGAGACATTCTCACGAATGTCATCCATAAgttctgtaatttttttctattacaatAGATATAAATGCAATAGCTGAAAATAACCTCCCCTATCCTGTAACAAAAATAACTCCTCAAGCCATGACTTGATTGGTCCTTGTgtcttggttggaattaaatgcaATTACAAGTATACAacctataacttttttttaatcaattagaaTATTACTAAGCAAATATTTTTGCCACTGGGATGTGACCATAGAGTATAAAGCTTTTCTATCAAAATATTCTTGATTCAAAAGTAATGTGTACGTATAATGAATCTTGATTCAAAAATATTCTTCACAAACTGCAAAActacaaacaaaatttatacaCAGAACACATTAGCACATCACGTacattgtcttttgttttttcttttatctaggAAGGGAGGGACAGAGGAGGCAAGTGATTAGAAGGATACAACCAACAACACTACCTGTGCAGAGCTGCTTGCCTTATCTTTAATGCTCCAGAGCTGTTCCAGTGCGTGGATATTATTTGAATGAGAAGATATGAAATTCATATACATTGAATTCCTTGATGTTGCATGGAAGTGGTCACAGAACTGCTCAAACAACAGATAAAGCTCGTCTGGTGAATTCTGATAAGATGTAAAAATGAGTCAGAAAACACCAAGACACTACTAACACAGAAAAcccaagaaaataaaacatgatgAAAAACATTTACCTGATAAAATGATACAATTTCAGTTGTATCCATGTTatatacaacaacaaaagcTGGGTGGTGATCAGCATTTCGGAAAATTTTCAGAATAAGATAGAAATTGTAAGTCCATAAGCTTTATGCTAAAAGAATATAACCCAATTCTTTCTCAACATAATATATTCCCCATGAAAAACTATGAATCAACATTTTGCAGTTTTTAAACTTATCCAGTCTATCAAAGCACCAATCTTTCCATTTCTCAGAAGACAAACACAGGACTTACAAGtttatctaaataaaaaaaggattaatctctcaatagaaaacaaaaaactataGCTTCAATTCACTAGTGTACATGAGGCATGTGAGAGAGCAGCTCCCCAACATTACTATTAGCAGCAATATGTAGAGGTTTGTGAGACAATTGTGAAGCGAGGTGGGAGCTTAGCTGGTGCAGGAATAGTAGGGATTGtacaaaaaatggaagaggatCAGATACGtccaacattattttttttcctcataaaCATAGTATtgaaatttgtattttatataaaatactcAAGTCTCTTGTTGCTagatctttaaataattttagtggATTGGTACAGTAATCAGTGTAatttatataactattttttatagtaacgtaatttatataaaaaattacaatttttatacaaaagaaagaaataagaagagaagagaaaaatgtgtaataaaataaatgttgtgatagagaaaaataaaaatatgtgaaaaaaattgtaaaaatgtagTATTAGTAACATTACTTATAATGcaactaaggttcactcataatgCAACTAACTAGTAACGTGAAACAATACCGATATTTGAACAACGACATGTTACAATCATAccactttttaaaaatagagacaTACCTCGAAAGATGCTCAGTGGGAACGACAACGAGTGCGGGGATGTAGTTACAGGGAAAACACTAACACAAATGTCGTGATGACGACATATAATCTGTACCATGAATGGGGGAAACTATCAGCTGGATCAATCATACTCAAATAACAATTCATCATGTTTAAGGTTTATAAAATAGTACAACCAGTAAAGAGGTTTATTTTAACTGAAATAaggataatttaaatattttgtcaaatGGAAACAAATTAAGTTTTGGCTAGTGTTGTGTGCTAGTGTTGTGTggtaaaaattaacttttttttatcagcaaaaataagtatttatattaataaagtaccagaggtactcaAAAGTACAGATAGAGGGGTCAGATTTTTGGTTCCATGGCAGACTTAATGTAGTGTAACATAGAACCAATTTCTGGGTACATAACATATAATAAACTCTAGTAACAGTCTAACATTACACCCTGAGCTACCTACTAAAACCACTTGTGATGTTACTAGACCAGTGGTTGTAATGGGTAACAAAATCCTTCTCTAAGTTTCGAAGCCACGTCCATAACAAAAAAACTGCATCGTCCAACAGTTTGGTAGCGTCAAATGTATCATTAGCAAAGATGATTTTGTTCCTATGCCGCCAACTTGATTTTGTGCCCAACTTGATTTTTTCTTAGTGTGGGTGCCAAGTTCCCATTTATTATTAGAATGGAATTTGTGGttctttcatttcaaagttcAAGTGGGATgttatattcttaattattttcaaagtttaagcTACCCTTATATGCAACAAATTCTTAATTACTTGATCATAAATGCTCTAATAAAGACAAATCATACTAGATGTTGAAGTGTCAAAATATAACCTCctaaatcaagagaattcttgTTATATGATTACCATTGATTATCTTTGGACTTTggagattttattttcattgttaaGCTGTTAGGCAGTGCAATCAAAATAACAACATTCTGATAAATACCTGTGTTTTCGtccacttaaaaacaaaaataactaagaTACTTGCTAGGAAAATGAAAGTGTGGTAGCATCATAATTTATCAAAACTATCTTCAAATCTagcaaagaaaatattgatgaatAGGAGCTTATGCTTACCAATGACCTGGAGCAGTCTTTGTGCTAGTGTGTTGTCTACATATCATACCCAGTATTTTAATGAAGCTTCACAACCtacatttaaaagaaaaatatattaggtTCAAAATAATCGTGTCAAAACTACAAACCAGATCAGGACATGGcaaatacatttatatatacatatagttGAACATTTTGACAACATTAAGTGATATGACAAACAATCATGAGTTTCAGCAGGTTCTTAGTTGAACCATGAGTTTTTTGACAATATTTTCCTTGTACTAAGGATTATTTTGATTaggcaatatttttattttgcaaacACAAGTTACATCAAGGACAGGTAATGAGAAGTGAGTTGTAATTGGCATTTTCCCAATCAAGAGCGTGCCTTAATTCATTTAGAGTTCTCTTATCAGGTTGCGTGAATATGAAGTTGATGTTGATCGTTCTAAAAGACGTGGACCTGAGGTTGAAAGAATTTATTTTGTGATTCTAGAGATGGCACGTAAGTCTTGGTTGCCCTGTGCACAAAGAGGCATATGCTGTATTGTTCATGTGTTTAACTATTTAAGCTAACATATTTCTTAAcatgttgaaattttatttaaagagtAAATGAATGTGAATGTATAATTATCGATGTGTACTAGTGGCACTAATGGTCAATATGAATCAATTGATTCATGAGACTATCAAAATGCCTAATTTCTAATGGTGGTTAACTGTGTCATAACTGGATCGTGTGGATGCTGTGTGAGACATTTTCAGCAGGTGTTTATCATTTTCATTACTTTTAAGTTACCTCAGATGTTGAATTACATGAACCACATTGTACTGAAGTTTGTGAATGTTGTTTTCCACTACAATTGTTCATAACTAAACTATGAAAgggataatgataataattctgACTTCTGATGACTGCAGCTGTGACATACATAGATTCTAGTGTTGTTCAggctttgaaagacttgtatcAGGAGTACAAATTACGGGACATTCAGGTAGAATAAGATTGTGAAGTTTCAACTACCGTTAGAATTCTTGAAATAATCGCTACAGGTTTACAATGTCCCCACCAACCAACTTGAGCTTATTCTTCTTGCAGATTGCAATATCCAATCCAAGTCCAGAAGTTCTGCTTACCTTGTCTAGATCGGGTCTGGTGGAGTTGATAGGCAAAGAATGGTACTTTGTGAGAGTACATGATGTTGTTCAAGTTTGCTTGCAACATGTTCAAAGCTTGAAAGGAGCATCTAACAGTCCACAAGCACCATTCTCTTCAGTAGAGAACAAACCAAGTTTGTTTGCACGATTATCAAAAGAGAGAGTGGAGAAGCTTTCAATTACCGACTTGGAGTCTGGTAATGGCAGGCCTCCACTCCCCGAGGAGAGAGATTCCAAATTGGAGCCATTGTTGTCTAAAGATCATTGAAGTCTACTTTGTATCATAAGGTAAAAAGTGTATTTAGCCATTctttcagaaaaaataaaatgaataggTTAAAGTTAAACCGGGTGTAATCAAGCCAACGTTAAAAAATAGCTTGTGTAATATTTGATTGGCCGGTTgttgtaaaattaaatgaatttttaagaaTGGTTTTATTATGTAAATCTCCTGTCAGCTATGTATCCCTAATACGAACATCTTGTTAAGTTTTAAGTTCATTTCAGAGCTAGTTACGGGATTGATTTGCAGTTCTTAGAATAAATTATTGAAAGGTTTCTGAATTGGTAGGGGCAGGGAAGGACATAGAAAGTGCTTATTGGGAATTGGTTGTGAAGGACATACAGGATACTTGCAAACTTCTGGAGCCAATTTACAATGAAACAGATGGGGAAGATGGACATGTATCTCTTGCAGTTTCCCCAAAGCTAGCAAATGACACCAATGGGACAATTGAGGCAGCAAAATGGCTTCATAATATGGTTGGAAGTCCGTGTGTTTACATGAAAATTCCTGCCACTGATGAATCCATCTCTTCCATGAAGGAGGTCATTTCTCTGGGGATAAGTGTAAATGCCACTGTAAGTTTGTTATGTGCATTCTGATGTCACAAATTTTGATCCTTATTGGCTGTAACAACAATAGGCTCATAGTTTGCATATTTGAACAACTCATATTCTGCCTCCCTAAATATGAAGCAGTGATTGATGCTTACTTGGATGGCCTTGAGTCTTGTGGCATGACTGATCTCTCTAAGGTTTCAAGTGTAACAACATTCTACATCAGTAGAGTGGATGTTACACTTGACAAGAAACTTGAGCAAATTGGTACTACTGAGGCTCTTGATCTCAAAGGAAAGGTAATGTGAAGCATTTTGCCTTTAAAACCTTTCTCCTTTTAGTTTTCTTAACCAATGCCCTAAGGGCACTAGTTAACATTTGCctaaaatattatatcaattCTTATAGGGTGTGGTTGCTCAAGCAGTCTTAGCATACCAACTTTACCAGAAAAAATTTTCTGGTCCAAGATGGGAACGCTTGGAGAATAGAGGTGCCAAGAAGCAGAGGTTGATGTGGGCTTCAACAAATGTGAAAAATCCATCTTACCCTGACACGTTTTATGTTAATTCTGTTATTGGACGAGATACAGTAAGTTATATcggtttccttatttttttaccttgaCTGGATGGCCATGTGGGCTAATATGGATTAA of the Glycine max cultivar Williams 82 chromosome 13, Glycine_max_v4.0, whole genome shotgun sequence genome contains:
- the LOC102670345 gene encoding sulfate transporter 4.1, chloroplastic, translating into MTAAVTYIDSSVVQALKDLYQEYKLRDIQIAISNPSPEVLLTLSRSGLVELIGKEWYFVRVHDVVQVCLQHVQSLKGASNSPQAPFSSVENKPSLFARLSKERVEKLSITDLESGNGRPPLPEERDSKLEPLLSKDH
- the LOC106795612 gene encoding transaldolase — translated: MVLLCKSPVSYVSELVGAGKDIESAYWELVVKDIQDTCKLLEPIYNETDGEDGHVSLAVSPKLANDTNGTIEAAKWLHNMVGSPCVYMKIPATDESISSMKEVISLGISVNATVICIFEQLIFCLPKYEAVIDAYLDGLESCGMTDLSKVSSVTTFYISRVDVTLDKKLEQIGTTEALDLKGKGVVAQAVLAYQLYQKKFSGPRWERLENRGAKKQRLMWASTNVKNPSYPDTFYVNSVIGRDTISTFSVQALQAFMDHGILSRTLDAKVSEAQDIYNAIEKLGIDWSSVGLELEHEVLDSFTKSFDNVLECMQKKAMNIYSFQKHV